In Dendropsophus ebraccatus isolate aDenEbr1 chromosome 14, aDenEbr1.pat, whole genome shotgun sequence, the following proteins share a genomic window:
- the SPATA2 gene encoding spermatogenesis-associated protein 2, whose amino-acid sequence MDTKYKEDLFRKYVQFHESKLEASDSKQRAVSDEYLRTAASALLSLPKIDPIYRFRLIRFYEVCENSLKTLRTSNLRSLHNAAAMLETIGINLFLYPWKKEYKNIKTYTGPFVYYVRAALIDDDIRHILNHMGYVQEQGAVYRLKDHVDTTQVKRVSFELFLARVECELLLEIYLQVKDKGYLEVDVVNERKNSNEDVRGCTDEMKRRVECKESLNISMARMVLQKSASERAPSKDYFKQKVTKPSKSVDTYDSYWDSKNKPPLTASLSLRREPILVDAEDDLKDEIIRPSHSLLAMPSSLHGCSDEFLNLSSNPNGLIRANATCGYFSNEDDVDLYTDMDSRLLNVKRQELAKPDSWLFENKMNPSYHKRSHVAKETVYVKCQTCGVSSGSPLCQKCESMFIYRPDGPLLKQNNLSIKTTVQNDNYFSGSALREKSSYGTSSQDRASQPNAKMKPSSSTMRCGFCNRAGASNTCTVCSKVSCDACVVAYSHEYCCRKSEYHKFAPNNQLNYKSSQLAHLVYR is encoded by the exons ATGGATACAAAGTACAAGGAAGATCTCTTCAGAAAATATGTACAGTTCCATGAGTCCAAACTGGAAGCTTCCGATAGTAAACAGCGAGCTGTCAGCGATGAGTACCTCCGCACCGCCGCCTCGGCCTTACTCAGCCTGCCGAAGATTGATCCCATTTATAGATTCCGGCTGATCAGGTTTTATGAAGTCTGTGAGAACTCTCTGAAAACCCTGCGAACGTCCAATCTACGCTCACTCCACAATGCGGCAGCTATGCTGGAGACCATCGGTATTAACCTCTTCTTGTATCCCTGGAAGAAAGAATACAAGAACATTAAG ACATACACTGGGCCCTTCGTATATTACGTGAGAGCTGCTTTAATCGATGATGACATCCGGCACATCTTAAACCACATGGGTTATGTACAGGAACAGGGGGCTGTCTACAGACTGAAGGACCATGTGGACACCACGCAAGTCAAGAGAGTCTCCTTTGAACTTTTTCTAGCCCGAGTTGAATGTGAACTTTTATTGGAAATCTACCTACAAGTAAAAGATAAAGGCTACTTGGAGGTGGACGTGGTGAACGAACGTAAGAACAGCAATGAAGACGTCAGAGGCTGCACAGACGAAATGAAGAGACGCGTGGAGTGTAAGGAGTCCTTAAACATATCCATGGCCAGGATGGTCCTTCAGAAATCAGCCAGCGAGAGGGCTCCATCCAAGGATTACTTTAAGCAGAAGGTAACAAAACCATCCAAATCTGTGGACACCTACGACAGCTACTGGGACAGCAAAAACAAGCCGCCGCTTACCGCCTCCCTCAGCCTACGCAGGGAGCCCATCCTGGTAGACGCCGAAGACGACCTGAAAGACGAGATCATCCGTCCCTCGCACTCCCTGCTGGCCATGCCCAGCTCCTTGCACGGCTGCTCCGATGAGTTCCTAAACCTTTCCTCCAACCCCAACGGGCTAATACGAGCCAACGCTACATGTGGCTACTTCTCCAACGAGGATGACGTAGACTTGTACACGGACATGGATTCTAGATTACTAAATGTGAAGAGGCAGGAGCTGGCCAAGCCCGATTCTTGGCTGTTCGAGAACAAGATGAACCCGTCTTATCACAAGCGTTCGCACGTAGCCAAAGAGACTGTATACGTAAAGTGCCAAACCTGCGGCGTATCCTCCGGCAGCCCCTTATGCCAAAAGTGTGAAAGTATGTTTATATACAGACCCGACGGCCCGTTGCTCAAACAGAACAACCTGTCCATCAAAACTACTGTACAAAACGACAACTACTTCTCGGGCTCGGCGCTGCGAGAGAAGTCTTCATACGGGACGTCGTCCCAGGACCGCGCATCTCAGCCCAACGCCAAAATGAAgccttcctcctccaccatgcGCTGCGGCTTCTGCAACCGAGCCGGAGCGTCCAACACCTGCACCGTCTGTTCCAAAGTCTCGTGCGATGCCTGCGTGGTGGCTTACTCTCATGAATATTGTTGCCGAAAAAGCGAATATCACAAGTTTGCACCAAACAATCAGCTAAATTATAAATCCTCCCAGCTGGCCCACCTTGTGTACAGATAA